A genome region from Geobacter pickeringii includes the following:
- a CDS encoding NAD(P)H-dependent glycerol-3-phosphate dehydrogenase, with protein sequence MSERIGVIGAGSWGTTLANLLAKKGADVTLWAYEPELVAEMRERRVNSLFLPGIELSAGLAFTNSLEEAAAGKDIILLVSPSQVMRTVLRQLAPLLRPGVTLVNASKGIELDTMMTVDQVCAEVLPAAIARRFCVLSGPSFAREVAQEMPTAVVAAATDQTVAALVQRVFATPYFRVYTNGDVMGVEIGGSLKNVIAVAAGISDGLGLGHNTRAALITRGLAEMTRLGVAMGADPATFAGLAGMGDLVLTCTGDLSRNRTVGMKLGQGMRLAEILGEMRMVAEGVKTAESAWRLAARIGVEMPITEKVYQVLYEDKPARQAVLELMTRDPKAERG encoded by the coding sequence ATGAGCGAGCGGATCGGCGTGATCGGGGCGGGGAGCTGGGGAACCACCCTGGCGAACCTCCTGGCGAAGAAAGGGGCGGACGTCACCCTCTGGGCCTACGAGCCGGAGCTGGTGGCGGAGATGCGCGAACGCCGCGTCAACTCCCTCTTCCTCCCCGGCATCGAGCTTTCCGCCGGCCTGGCGTTCACCAACTCCCTGGAGGAAGCGGCCGCCGGCAAGGATATCATCCTCCTCGTCTCCCCCTCCCAGGTGATGCGCACGGTGCTGCGGCAGCTTGCCCCGCTCCTCCGTCCCGGGGTCACCCTCGTCAACGCCTCCAAGGGGATCGAGCTCGACACCATGATGACCGTCGACCAGGTCTGCGCGGAGGTGCTTCCCGCCGCCATCGCGCGGCGCTTCTGCGTCCTCTCGGGGCCGAGCTTCGCCCGGGAGGTGGCCCAGGAGATGCCGACGGCGGTGGTGGCGGCCGCCACCGACCAGACGGTGGCCGCCCTCGTCCAGCGCGTCTTCGCCACCCCTTATTTTCGGGTCTACACCAACGGCGATGTGATGGGGGTCGAGATCGGCGGCTCGCTCAAGAACGTCATTGCGGTGGCCGCCGGGATCTCGGACGGTCTCGGCCTCGGGCACAACACCCGGGCGGCCCTCATCACCCGTGGGCTGGCGGAGATGACCCGCCTCGGCGTCGCCATGGGGGCCGATCCGGCCACCTTCGCCGGCCTCGCCGGCATGGGGGACCTGGTGCTCACCTGCACCGGCGATCTCTCCCGCAACCGGACCGTGGGGATGAAACTCGGCCAGGGGATGCGGCTCGCCGAAATCCTCGGCGAGATGCGGATGGTGGCCGAGGGGGTGAAGACCGCCGAGTCGGCCTGGCGCCTCGCCGCCCGCATCGGGGTGGAGATGCCGATCACCGAGAAGGTCTACCAGGTGCTCTACGAAGACAAGCCGGCCCGCCAGGCGGTGCTGGAGCTGATGACCCGGGACCCGAAGGCGGAGCGTGGCTAG
- a CDS encoding sensor histidine kinase, producing MGGAVPYPSSLASEVTAQLRNGLPYHGDAVIGGRRYKTAFEPLTNSRGEYVGALYLALSGQDFHGILRENIGNIVTSAVIGLILSFLTAYLVARRLTTPLNELATGVRMIEGGDMHQRVAVTSADEVGELAEAFNRMARTLDERDRTIRAKAHDLQELNGKLREMNELLERRVAERTAALREEMGRLEAILIGMAEGIAVTDREGRIILFNPAAQQLVEMVPHRVMGKTIEQVCGGGEFCRLVDYIAIMRENGDTTPRRDVDMLVGGKQLKVNLSPFADERGGFAGVVMSMRDVTAEEEVGRMKTEFISTVSHELKTPLTSIKGSLQLILDKGRGFTEVEGELLTICLRNTDRLIRLVNDILDIAKIESGRLEFVCGRQSVREMTAVAIQELAGYAREHGITVANAVGEDLPPAYCDRDRLGQVFTNLLSNAMKFSPRGSAVTVTAERSDNFIAVSVADRGREIQWSDRGKLFKKFQQLDNSDRRQHGGTGLGLAICKEIVERHHGRIFYTEGIGGGNIFTFTVPIHEEQQ from the coding sequence GTGGGGGGAGCGGTCCCCTATCCTTCTTCTCTTGCTTCCGAGGTCACGGCGCAGCTCCGGAACGGGCTTCCGTACCACGGCGACGCCGTCATCGGCGGCCGGCGCTACAAGACCGCCTTCGAGCCGCTCACCAACAGCCGCGGGGAGTATGTGGGCGCCCTCTACCTCGCCCTCTCCGGGCAGGATTTCCACGGCATCCTGCGGGAAAATATCGGCAACATCGTCACTTCGGCCGTAATCGGCCTCATCCTCTCCTTCCTCACGGCGTACCTCGTCGCCCGGCGGCTCACCACCCCCCTGAACGAACTTGCCACGGGGGTCCGGATGATCGAAGGGGGGGACATGCACCAGCGGGTGGCGGTCACCTCCGCCGACGAGGTGGGGGAACTGGCCGAGGCATTCAATCGCATGGCCCGCACCCTCGACGAGCGTGACCGGACCATCCGCGCCAAGGCCCACGACCTGCAGGAGCTGAACGGGAAACTGCGGGAGATGAACGAGCTCCTGGAGCGGCGGGTTGCGGAACGGACCGCGGCGCTCCGGGAGGAGATGGGGCGTTTGGAGGCGATTCTCATCGGCATGGCCGAAGGGATCGCCGTCACCGACCGGGAGGGGCGGATCATCCTCTTCAACCCGGCGGCCCAGCAACTGGTCGAGATGGTGCCGCACCGCGTCATGGGGAAAACCATCGAGCAGGTCTGCGGGGGGGGAGAATTTTGCCGGCTGGTTGATTATATCGCCATCATGAGAGAAAATGGAGATACGACGCCCCGCCGGGACGTGGATATGCTGGTGGGGGGGAAACAGCTCAAGGTGAATCTTTCTCCCTTCGCCGACGAGAGGGGAGGATTCGCCGGCGTGGTGATGTCCATGCGGGACGTGACCGCCGAGGAGGAGGTGGGGCGGATGAAGACCGAGTTCATCTCCACCGTCTCCCACGAGCTCAAGACGCCGCTCACCTCCATCAAGGGGTCGCTCCAGCTGATTCTCGACAAAGGGAGAGGCTTCACCGAGGTGGAGGGAGAACTGCTGACCATCTGCCTCCGCAACACCGACCGGCTGATCCGGCTCGTGAACGACATCCTCGACATTGCCAAGATCGAATCGGGGCGACTGGAGTTCGTCTGCGGCCGCCAGAGCGTGCGGGAGATGACGGCCGTGGCGATCCAGGAACTGGCGGGTTATGCCCGGGAGCACGGAATCACGGTGGCCAATGCCGTGGGGGAGGATCTCCCGCCGGCCTACTGTGACCGCGACCGCCTCGGCCAGGTCTTCACCAATCTTCTCTCCAACGCGATGAAGTTCTCCCCCCGCGGCTCTGCGGTGACGGTGACCGCCGAGCGGAGCGACAATTTTATCGCCGTCTCCGTGGCGGACCGGGGACGGGAGATCCAGTGGTCCGACCGGGGAAAACTCTTCAAGAAATTCCAGCAGCTCGACAACTCCGACCGTCGCCAGCACGGCGGCACGGGGCTCGGTCTCGCCATCTGCAAGGAGATCGTCGAGCGGCACCACGGCAGGATCTTCTACACCGAGGGGATCGGCGGGGGGAACATCTTCACCTTTACGGTCCCCATTCATGAGGAGCAGCAATGA
- a CDS encoding response regulator gives MTGERILIVDDEADIALILKLQLEDSGYRTVRARDGVEALEALSGEPFDLILLDIRMPRMDGIEVLERIRREHPDLVVVMMTAHGSEDIAVEAMKKGAADYISKPFSSDDMKKRVERAIHYNRTRIENERLQRELDEERRKMEAILRGMADMLVAVDRQGAVISLNRAAETILGASVDAARAVPVEELLAADIPAERLPSRVVLATGEPCLDVAYTLHAAGRAIPVLASAAPLVGAGGEMLGSVEIIRDISALKALEQEREDFVSMLSHDLKTPITAIVGSVDLVREERLGKVTGEQRSYLDSAIESCTEMVEMINTLLDVHRFEAGRMALAVRDEALEPLLGGVLARFEPVAQREGLTLRLSLPPEKVIVAVDRNKFARLMGNLLSNAIKFTDEGGEIEVHAAIVEGGAARRLVPPAFRPAADFPAPGRSLLISVRDTGVGIPADALVTIFDRFVQAKNRRQGKVSGSGLGLAFCRKVVDAHHGCIWAESEIGAGSTFRFLLPLDDGAPPAA, from the coding sequence ATGACCGGCGAGCGAATCCTGATAGTTGACGACGAGGCGGATATCGCCCTCATCCTCAAGCTGCAGCTGGAAGATTCCGGCTACCGGACCGTCCGCGCCCGGGACGGCGTCGAGGCGCTGGAGGCACTCTCCGGCGAACCCTTCGACCTGATCCTCCTTGACATCCGGATGCCCCGCATGGACGGCATCGAGGTGCTGGAACGGATCCGGCGTGAGCACCCCGATCTGGTGGTGGTGATGATGACCGCCCACGGCAGTGAGGACATCGCCGTGGAGGCGATGAAGAAGGGGGCGGCCGACTACATCTCCAAGCCATTCTCCTCCGACGACATGAAGAAGCGGGTGGAGCGGGCGATCCATTACAACCGGACCCGGATCGAGAACGAGCGGCTCCAGCGGGAGCTGGACGAGGAGCGGCGGAAGATGGAGGCGATCCTCCGGGGGATGGCCGACATGCTCGTTGCCGTAGATCGTCAGGGAGCGGTCATCTCCCTCAACCGGGCAGCCGAAACGATTCTCGGGGCGAGTGTGGACGCCGCCCGGGCGGTGCCGGTGGAGGAACTCCTGGCGGCCGACATCCCCGCCGAGCGGCTCCCCTCCCGGGTGGTCCTTGCCACGGGGGAGCCGTGCCTCGACGTTGCCTACACCCTCCACGCCGCCGGTCGGGCGATCCCGGTCCTCGCCAGCGCCGCTCCCCTGGTCGGGGCCGGCGGGGAGATGCTGGGGAGCGTGGAGATCATCCGCGACATCTCGGCCCTGAAGGCGCTGGAACAGGAGCGGGAGGATTTCGTCAGCATGCTCTCCCACGATCTCAAGACCCCCATCACCGCCATCGTCGGTTCCGTCGACCTCGTGCGGGAAGAGCGGCTGGGAAAGGTGACCGGAGAGCAGCGAAGCTACCTCGACTCGGCCATCGAAAGCTGTACCGAGATGGTGGAGATGATCAACACCCTCCTCGACGTCCACAGGTTCGAGGCAGGGCGGATGGCGCTCGCCGTGCGGGACGAGGCGCTGGAGCCCCTCCTCGGGGGGGTCCTGGCCCGTTTCGAGCCGGTGGCGCAACGGGAAGGGTTGACCCTGCGCCTCTCCCTCCCTCCGGAGAAGGTCATCGTGGCGGTGGACCGTAACAAGTTCGCGCGCCTCATGGGAAACCTCCTCTCCAATGCCATCAAGTTCACCGACGAGGGGGGAGAGATCGAGGTGCATGCCGCCATCGTCGAGGGGGGGGCGGCGCGTCGACTCGTGCCGCCGGCATTCCGTCCCGCGGCAGATTTTCCCGCCCCGGGGCGCTCCCTCCTCATCTCCGTGCGGGACACCGGGGTGGGGATTCCGGCCGACGCCCTCGTCACCATCTTCGACCGGTTCGTCCAGGCGAAGAACCGCCGGCAGGGGAAGGTGAGCGGCAGCGGTCTCGGCCTCGCCTTCTGCCGGAAAGTGGTCGATGCGCATCACGGCTGCATCTGGGCCGAGAGTGAGATCGGCGCGGGGAGCACCTTCCGGTTCCTCCTCCCCCTCGACGACGGGGCCCCGCCCGCTGCCTGA
- a CDS encoding sensor histidine kinase — translation MWRSRGGSTASTSPTPGSASPRRSGCGSSRSSTASATSPTTPRERPATCPRGRGLASPSSRGSWTPTVTPDGGRIEISGHAVGRNELLGRREFLRCFYREFPENVEKSGGFYRLDVADTGVGIPEEERVRIFEKFYGIGDIAYHSSGKTGYMSKGSGLGLSIVKGIMDAHGGMVWVEPGAGGTGSVFSLIFPTE, via the coding sequence ATGTGGAGAAGTCGGGGGGGTTCTACCGCCTCGACGTCGCCGACACCGGGGTCGGCATCCCCGAGGAGGAGCGGGTGCGGATCTTCGAGAAGTTCTACGGCATCGGCGACATCGCCTACCACTCCTCGGGAAAGACCGGCTACATGTCCAAGGGGTCGGGGCTTGGCCTCTCCATCGTCAAGGGGATCATGGACGCCCACGGTCACGCCGGATGGCGGGCGAATCGAAATCTCCGGACACGCCGTCGGCCGCAACGAGCTCCTCGGCCGGCGGGAGTTCCTCCGCTGCTTCTACCGGGAGTTCCCCGAGAATGTGGAGAAGTCGGGGGGGTTCTACCGCCTCGACGTCGCCGACACCGGGGTCGGCATCCCCGAGGAGGAGCGGGTGCGGATCTTCGAGAAGTTCTACGGCATCGGCGACATCGCCTACCACTCCTCGGGAAAGACCGGCTACATGTCCAAGGGGTCGGGGCTTGGCCTCTCCATCGTCAAGGGGATCATGGACGCCCACGGCGGGATGGTCTGGGTGGAGCCGGGGGCCGGCGGGACGGGGAGCGTCTTCTCCCTCATCTTCCCGACGGAATGA
- a CDS encoding daunorubicin resistance protein DrrA family ABC transporter ATP-binding protein, whose protein sequence is MDSALSLRGITKHYGSLAAVERFSLEVARGTIFALLGPNGAGKTTIIKILTTLIRPDAGTALVEGHDVQRAGKEVRRLIGVVPQDNNLDRYLTCRENLAMQARLHGMAPADYNRRIDELLELVGLSGRQHDFPDTFSGGMQRRLVVARALVHRPRVLFLDEPTTGLDPQSRRAVWEYVDSLRDSMTIFLTTHYMDEADALCDRIVIMDHGRALVDGSSAELKERMAHAHVYELQFRAHADRYEAMLAGFPFVRSLQRAGDTFRLCLAGEESLKPLMDAIGTEDIRKLCLREPSLEDVFIELTGREVRE, encoded by the coding sequence ATGGATTCGGCCCTTTCACTCCGTGGCATCACCAAGCACTACGGCTCCCTCGCGGCGGTGGAGCGTTTCTCCCTGGAGGTGGCGCGGGGGACCATCTTCGCCCTCCTCGGCCCCAACGGCGCCGGCAAGACCACCATCATCAAGATCCTCACCACGCTCATCCGCCCCGATGCCGGCACGGCGCTGGTGGAGGGGCACGACGTGCAGCGGGCGGGGAAAGAGGTGCGCCGCCTCATCGGTGTCGTCCCCCAGGACAACAACCTGGACCGCTACCTCACCTGCCGGGAGAACCTGGCCATGCAGGCCCGGCTCCACGGCATGGCCCCCGCCGACTACAACCGCCGGATCGACGAGCTCCTGGAGCTGGTGGGGCTCAGCGGGCGCCAGCACGACTTCCCCGACACGTTCAGCGGTGGGATGCAGCGGCGCCTCGTGGTGGCCCGGGCCCTGGTCCACCGCCCCCGGGTTCTCTTCCTCGACGAGCCCACCACCGGCCTCGACCCCCAGTCCCGCCGGGCGGTCTGGGAGTACGTCGACTCGCTGCGGGATTCCATGACCATCTTCCTCACCACCCACTACATGGACGAGGCCGACGCCCTCTGCGACCGGATCGTCATCATGGACCACGGCCGGGCCCTGGTGGACGGGAGCTCCGCGGAGCTCAAGGAGCGGATGGCCCATGCCCACGTCTACGAGCTCCAGTTCCGGGCCCATGCCGACCGCTACGAGGCGATGCTCGCCGGCTTCCCCTTCGTCCGGTCGCTCCAGCGCGCGGGGGACACCTTCCGCCTCTGTCTTGCCGGCGAGGAAAGCCTGAAACCCCTCATGGACGCCATCGGTACCGAGGATATCCGGAAGCTCTGCCTGCGGGAGCCGTCCCTGGAGGATGTCTTTATCGAGCTGACGGGGCGGGAGGTTCGGGAATAA
- a CDS encoding ABC transporter permease yields the protein MFKGAFSIWNRDMLVLRRSLFSELLAVVASPLTFYLAFGFGLKGYIANVEGVPYTVFMAPGLITMTAVSAAFDESAWSMWFHRKVQRTIEAYRVTPITVYDIVIGKIISGFTHGALKGVAVATVIFLLTGFRVAVAHLAGYLAFIVLGSMIFSCIGTVCGTVLDKPETIGKVQAVVIMPLIFMSGVFFPVSSYPAGVRAFVTAIPTTALFEGSRVALLTGELNGSSLAILALSAAVAFAGAVAIFNRKIEE from the coding sequence ATGTTCAAGGGTGCCTTCTCCATCTGGAACCGCGACATGCTGGTGCTCCGCCGCAGCCTCTTCTCGGAGCTGCTGGCGGTGGTCGCCTCCCCCCTCACCTTCTACCTCGCCTTCGGTTTTGGCCTCAAGGGATACATCGCCAACGTGGAGGGGGTCCCCTACACCGTCTTCATGGCGCCGGGACTCATCACCATGACCGCCGTTTCGGCCGCCTTCGACGAGAGCGCCTGGAGCATGTGGTTCCATCGTAAGGTCCAGCGGACCATCGAGGCGTACCGGGTGACCCCCATCACGGTCTACGACATCGTCATCGGCAAGATCATCTCCGGCTTTACCCACGGCGCCCTCAAGGGGGTGGCGGTGGCTACGGTCATCTTCCTCCTGACGGGGTTCCGCGTCGCGGTGGCCCATCTGGCCGGGTACCTCGCCTTCATCGTCCTCGGTTCCATGATCTTCTCCTGTATCGGCACGGTCTGCGGTACCGTCCTCGATAAGCCGGAGACCATCGGCAAGGTCCAGGCGGTGGTGATCATGCCGCTCATCTTCATGTCCGGGGTCTTCTTCCCGGTCTCCTCCTATCCCGCCGGCGTCCGCGCCTTCGTGACGGCCATCCCGACCACTGCCCTCTTCGAGGGATCGCGGGTGGCGCTCCTGACGGGGGAGCTGAACGGCTCCTCCCTCGCCATTCTCGCCCTCTCCGCCGCCGTTGCCTTTGCCGGCGCCGTGGCCATCTTCAACCGGAAAATCGAAGAGTAG
- a CDS encoding radical SAM/SPASM domain-containing protein, which translates to MAEEFIPKWVAWETTQKCNLKCVHCRCSSDMTSSEGDFTTDEGKKLLKEIADFSKPVVVLSGGEPLMRKDIFELAEYGTSLGLRMCMATNGALVTDEICARMKKADIKMVSLSLDGSSAEVHDNFRQCPGSFEGVVRAAEIFRRNGQKFLINSSFTKRNQHDIADTFKLAKSLGATAWYMFMIVPTGRGEEIMNELITKEDYEEILEWHYQQEKLEDDILMRPTCAPHYYRLVPQKAKAEGVKFERRSLTFSTGGGKGCIAAQTICLIDCFGNVKPCSYFHRTAGNVKETPFREIWENSEIFRDLRNFKAYKGKCGECEYLNVCGGCRARADAVHGDYMEEEPFCNYVPIRLQKAQEKA; encoded by the coding sequence ATGGCCGAAGAATTCATACCCAAATGGGTTGCCTGGGAAACCACCCAGAAATGCAACCTCAAGTGCGTCCACTGCCGCTGTTCTTCCGACATGACCTCCTCCGAAGGGGACTTCACCACTGACGAGGGGAAAAAGCTCCTCAAGGAGATCGCCGACTTTTCCAAGCCGGTGGTCGTTCTCTCCGGCGGCGAGCCCCTCATGCGCAAGGACATCTTCGAACTGGCCGAGTACGGCACCTCTCTCGGCCTGCGGATGTGCATGGCCACCAACGGGGCGCTGGTCACCGACGAGATCTGCGCCAGGATGAAGAAGGCCGACATCAAGATGGTCTCCCTATCGCTGGACGGCTCCTCCGCCGAGGTCCACGACAACTTCCGCCAGTGCCCCGGCTCCTTCGAAGGGGTCGTGCGCGCCGCCGAGATCTTCCGCCGCAATGGCCAGAAGTTCCTCATCAACTCCTCCTTCACCAAGCGGAACCAGCACGACATCGCCGACACCTTCAAGCTTGCCAAGTCCCTGGGGGCCACCGCCTGGTACATGTTCATGATCGTCCCCACCGGCCGGGGGGAGGAGATCATGAACGAGCTCATCACCAAGGAGGACTACGAGGAGATCCTGGAGTGGCACTACCAGCAGGAGAAGCTGGAGGACGACATCCTCATGCGCCCCACCTGCGCCCCCCACTACTACCGGCTCGTCCCCCAGAAGGCTAAGGCCGAAGGGGTCAAGTTCGAGCGCCGGTCGCTTACCTTTTCCACCGGCGGCGGCAAGGGGTGCATCGCGGCCCAGACCATCTGCCTCATCGACTGCTTCGGCAACGTGAAGCCCTGCTCCTACTTCCACCGCACCGCCGGCAACGTGAAGGAAACCCCCTTCCGGGAGATCTGGGAAAACTCCGAGATCTTCAGGGACCTGCGCAACTTCAAGGCCTACAAGGGAAAGTGCGGCGAGTGCGAATACCTCAACGTCTGCGGTGGCTGCCGTGCCCGAGCCGACGCGGTGCACGGGGATTACATGGAAGAAGAGCCGTTCTGCAATTACGTGCCGATCCGGTTGCAGAAGGCGCAAGAAAAAGCATGA
- the hemE gene encoding uroporphyrinogen decarboxylase: MNNRFLDACWGKPVDRTPVWLMRQAGRYLPEYMAVRSKCTFLELCKTPELAAEVTIQPIDILGVDAAILFSDILTPVEPMGLKLDFVPGPVFENPVRTMADVEKLRIPNPEEDVPYVLETIKILRRELAGRVPLIGFGGAPFTLACYMVEGKGSKDWATIKRMMYAAPEVYAALMEKVTVMDMEYLNAQIRAGAQAIQIFDTWGGVLSPTDYEKFVLPYTQKLINGLNRENTPVIHFVKGAGTMLETVQKAGGDVMGLDWHVNLGKARDVLGPKVAVQGNLDPTVLYAPKGVIESEVKRVLDENAGRPGHIFNLGHGILPSVPPENAIHMVDCVHRLSQR; this comes from the coding sequence ATGAATAATCGTTTTCTCGACGCCTGCTGGGGGAAGCCCGTTGACCGCACCCCGGTGTGGCTCATGCGCCAGGCGGGGCGCTATCTCCCCGAGTACATGGCGGTGCGCTCCAAGTGCACCTTCCTGGAGCTCTGCAAGACCCCGGAGCTGGCGGCCGAGGTGACCATCCAGCCCATCGACATTCTTGGTGTCGACGCGGCGATCCTCTTCTCCGACATCCTCACCCCGGTGGAGCCCATGGGGCTGAAGCTCGACTTCGTCCCCGGCCCGGTCTTCGAGAATCCGGTCCGCACCATGGCCGATGTCGAAAAGCTCCGGATCCCGAACCCCGAGGAGGATGTTCCCTACGTCCTGGAGACCATCAAGATCCTTCGCCGGGAGCTGGCGGGCCGGGTGCCGCTCATCGGCTTCGGCGGCGCGCCCTTCACCCTCGCCTGCTACATGGTGGAGGGAAAGGGGTCCAAGGACTGGGCCACCATCAAGCGGATGATGTACGCCGCCCCCGAGGTCTACGCCGCCCTCATGGAGAAGGTGACCGTGATGGACATGGAGTACCTGAACGCCCAGATCCGGGCCGGCGCCCAGGCGATCCAGATCTTCGACACCTGGGGCGGGGTCCTCTCCCCCACCGACTATGAAAAGTTCGTTCTCCCCTACACCCAGAAGCTCATCAACGGCCTGAACCGCGAGAACACCCCGGTGATCCACTTCGTCAAGGGGGCCGGCACCATGCTGGAGACGGTCCAGAAGGCCGGTGGCGACGTCATGGGGCTCGACTGGCACGTGAATCTGGGGAAGGCCCGGGACGTGCTCGGCCCGAAGGTGGCCGTCCAGGGGAACCTGGACCCCACGGTCCTCTACGCCCCCAAAGGGGTCATCGAGTCCGAGGTGAAGCGGGTTCTGGACGAAAACGCCGGCCGCCCCGGCCATATCTTCAATCTGGGGCACGGCATCCTCCCCTCGGTGCCGCCGGAGAATGCCATCCACATGGTCGACTGCGTGCACCGGCTGTCGCAGCGGTAG
- a CDS encoding serine protein kinase PrkA codes for MDTIAQALQHIDRSLGGREHRGAIPFEEFLGVLVANPSRVVRNVFQVFHDMVMSHITRRGDEYPDDPESIQYNFYDCRPLFAEATDNPFFADRLFANRFVNLVDSLRRGAQQNKIYVFEGPPGSGKSTFLNNLLLKFENYVNTDQGMRYEAIWRLDRQAFGGFTRHETAVFLDKLSRLLEEHEFNQEELLEAEQAFHVGDDIIEVPCPSHDNPILVLPKQLRRQFFDDLFKNDEMKWRLFTEKEYEWVFRNTSCTICSSLYQALLARLGSPKEVLRMLYARPCRFNRRLGEGISVFNPGDKPMRQNVFTNEMLQGRLNGVLRDSNQVKYLFSQYAKTNNGIYALMDIKGHNTDRLIELHNIVSEGIHKVDDLEENVDSLFLALMNPEDKKNIESYQSFLDRIEYIKVPYILDLNTEVQIYRTIFGKQIDHSFLPRVLHNFARIIISSRMRERSLAMHDWIPEPHRYSQYCDFNLQLLKMEIYTGHIPPWLTEEDRKLLTAKRRRQIIAESENEGDSGFSGRDAIKIFGDFYSTFARKDKMITMTILTNYFTKVRPELGRQIPDGFLDSVVRLYNFTILQEVKESLYYYNEEQISREVQNYLFAVNFEPGVVEKNTWTGEKLPITDTFFEGIETRLLGSEAPPEHRLVFRRDTQKEYASRTLSQEILSEGKKITETRLYQTLFERYVFNLKEKALDPFLDNANFRRAIKDFGREEFKTYDKRIRDDVSFLIGNLCTKFRYNKHGAKEVCIYVIDNDLARTFGRSSP; via the coding sequence ATGGACACCATTGCACAGGCACTGCAGCATATCGACCGGAGCCTCGGCGGCCGGGAGCACCGGGGGGCGATCCCCTTCGAGGAGTTCCTCGGGGTTCTCGTGGCAAACCCCAGCCGCGTGGTCCGCAACGTCTTCCAGGTCTTCCACGACATGGTGATGAGTCACATCACCCGGCGGGGGGACGAGTACCCCGACGACCCGGAGTCGATCCAGTACAACTTCTACGACTGCCGCCCCCTCTTCGCGGAGGCGACCGACAACCCCTTCTTCGCCGACCGGCTCTTTGCCAACCGTTTCGTGAATCTGGTCGACTCCCTCCGGCGCGGGGCCCAGCAGAACAAGATCTACGTCTTCGAGGGGCCGCCGGGGAGCGGCAAGAGCACCTTCCTCAACAACCTCCTCCTCAAGTTCGAGAACTACGTCAACACCGACCAGGGGATGCGCTACGAGGCGATCTGGCGCCTTGACCGCCAAGCCTTTGGCGGCTTCACCCGCCACGAGACCGCGGTCTTCCTCGACAAGCTCTCCCGCCTCCTGGAGGAGCACGAGTTCAACCAGGAGGAGCTCCTGGAGGCCGAGCAGGCATTCCACGTGGGGGACGACATCATCGAGGTGCCGTGCCCTTCCCACGACAACCCGATCCTCGTCTTACCGAAGCAGCTCCGGCGCCAGTTCTTCGACGATCTCTTCAAGAACGACGAGATGAAGTGGCGGCTCTTCACCGAAAAGGAGTACGAGTGGGTCTTCCGCAACACCTCGTGCACCATCTGCAGTTCCCTCTACCAGGCGCTCCTGGCGCGGCTCGGAAGCCCCAAGGAGGTCCTGCGGATGCTCTACGCCCGCCCCTGCCGCTTCAACCGCCGTCTCGGCGAGGGGATCAGCGTCTTCAACCCCGGCGACAAGCCGATGCGCCAGAACGTCTTCACCAACGAGATGCTCCAGGGCCGCCTGAACGGGGTGCTGCGCGACTCCAACCAGGTCAAGTACCTCTTCTCCCAGTACGCCAAGACCAACAACGGCATCTACGCCCTCATGGACATCAAGGGGCACAACACCGACCGGCTCATCGAGCTCCACAACATCGTCAGCGAAGGGATCCACAAGGTCGACGACCTGGAGGAGAACGTGGACTCCCTCTTCCTCGCCCTCATGAACCCCGAGGACAAGAAGAACATCGAGAGCTATCAGTCGTTCCTCGACCGGATCGAGTACATCAAGGTGCCGTACATCCTCGACCTTAATACCGAGGTGCAGATCTACCGCACCATCTTCGGGAAGCAGATCGACCACAGCTTCCTGCCGCGGGTGCTCCACAACTTCGCCCGGATCATCATCTCCTCGCGGATGCGGGAGCGCTCCCTCGCCATGCACGACTGGATTCCCGAGCCGCACCGCTACAGCCAGTACTGCGACTTCAACCTCCAGCTCCTCAAGATGGAGATCTACACCGGCCACATCCCCCCCTGGCTCACGGAGGAGGACCGCAAGCTCCTCACCGCCAAGCGGCGGCGCCAGATCATCGCCGAGAGCGAGAACGAGGGAGACAGCGGCTTCTCCGGACGCGACGCCATCAAGATCTTCGGCGACTTCTACTCCACCTTCGCCCGCAAGGACAAGATGATCACGATGACGATCCTCACCAATTACTTCACCAAGGTGCGGCCGGAGCTCGGGCGCCAGATCCCCGACGGGTTCCTCGACTCGGTGGTGCGGCTTTACAACTTCACCATTCTCCAGGAGGTGAAGGAGTCGCTCTACTACTACAACGAGGAGCAGATCTCCCGGGAGGTGCAGAACTACCTCTTCGCCGTCAACTTCGAGCCGGGGGTGGTGGAGAAGAACACCTGGACCGGAGAGAAACTCCCGATCACCGACACCTTCTTCGAGGGGATCGAGACCCGGCTCCTGGGAAGCGAGGCGCCCCCCGAGCACCGGCTCGTCTTCCGGCGCGACACCCAGAAGGAGTACGCCTCCCGGACCCTCTCCCAGGAAATCCTCTCCGAAGGGAAAAAGATCACCGAAACCAGGCTCTACCAGACCCTCTTCGAGCGCTACGTCTTCAACCTCAAGGAAAAGGCCCTGGATCCGTTCCTCGACAACGCCAACTTCCGGCGTGCCATCAAGGATTTCGGCCGGGAGGAGTTCAAGACCTACGACAAGCGGATCCGGGACGACGTCTCCTTCCTCATCGGCAACCTCTGCACCAAGTTCCGCTACAACAAGCACGGGGCGAAAGAGGTCTGCATCTACGTCATCGACAACGACCTGGCGCGAACCTTCGGCCGCTCCTCCCCCTGA